In Pochonia chlamydosporia 170 chromosome Unknown PCv3seq00009, whole genome shotgun sequence, a genomic segment contains:
- a CDS encoding purine nucleoside permease (similar to Aspergillus oryzae RIB40 XP_001823202.1) — MALHYLIHQFTNGGGSATSVEAPKVFIFAMCQEEADHWLSNDATVKLSRKIPLPGLSRGFGDVHSTADGSVCLLIVGTALINAALSVNNLISSGRFDFTKTYFILSGIAGGNPRITTLGGVAFARFAVQVDTQMEWDAREIPSSWQSGYVPMGAKTPNSFPLGVHGSEVYELNDNLRQMSMELARQAILEDSKEAAATRVKYADSPNDMYQAATLAPSILEGDVLSSNTFWHGFYLSESMDNVAKVYTAGKGNYAMTAQEDTAILCALLRAALQEKVDFSRIILMRAASNFDREPTTDVPPQLPWIMDSGGLEPAVRNLYNTGVKIIDAILARWTSKFEQGIRPDNYIGDIFGSLGGKPDFVPDGIGKSGTACSANKPPA; from the exons ATGGCATTGCATTACTTGATCCACCAGTTCACGAACGGCGGCGGCTCAGCAACTTCCGTTGAGGCTCCCAAGGTTTTCATTTTCGCAATG TGCCAGGAAGAAGCTGATCACTGGCTCTCCAATGATGCTACAGTCAAACTTTCCCGTAAGATACCTTTGCCAGGTCTTTCTCGGGGCTTTGGCGATGTGCATTCCACTGCGGACGGCTCTGTCTGCCTGCTTATCGTAGGCACAGCAC TTATCAACGCCGCCTTGTCCGtcaacaacctcatctcctcaGGGCGGTTTGACTTTACCAAAACCTACTTTATCCTCAGTGGGATTGCAGGTGGGAATCCCAGGATAACCACGCTTGGAGGGGTGGCGTTTGCTCGGTTTGCAGTACAGGTAGATACCCAGATGGAGTGGGACGCGAGGGAGATTCCCTCGTCATGGCAGTCCGGCTACGTGCCCATGGGtgcaaaaacaccaaactcGTTTCCGCTCGGTGTCCACGGCTCCGAGGTTTATGAGCTCAATGACAACCTCCGGCAGATGTCCATGGAGCTTGCCCGACAGGCGATCCTCGAGGACTCGAAAGAGGCCGCAGCGACCCGGGTCAAGTACGCGGATTCCCCCAACGACATGTACCAGGCTGCCACTCTCGCTCCCAGCATTCTGGAAGGGGATGTGCTCTCATCCAACACCTTTTGGCATGGGTTCTACCTCTCCGAATCCATGGATAATGTCGCCAAGGTTTATACAGCAGGCAAGGGCAACTACGCCATGACGGCCCAGGAAGACACGGCAATTTTATGCGCGTTGCTGAGAGCAGCGCTCCAGGAAAAAGTCGATTTCTCGCGCATCATACTCATGCGGGCAGCGTCAAACTTTGACCGGGAACCTACAACTGATGTGCCTCCGCAGCTGCCCTGGATCATGGATAGTGGAGGTTTGGAGCCTGCAGTGCGGAACTTGTACAACACTGGAGTCAAGATCATCGACGCTATTCTGGCGCGCTGGACCTCCAAATTCGAGCAGGGCATCCGGCCAGACAATTACATCGGCGACATCTTTGGGTCACTCGGTGGAAAGCCAGACTTTGTGCCCGATGGCATAGGCAAGTCTGGCACCGCTTGCAGTGCTAACAAGCCTCCAGCTTAG